ATTTGCGATGACCACAGATCGAGCTTTGATGATATATGTCTTGCCATCTACCAGGCCGAAGCCTATGGCACCGATTGCCCTGCTGTCCTTCTTAATCAAATCAGAGATAAATATTTTATCGAGAGTCCTGATTTGTTTCCTGGTGGCACTTTGCTTCAGTTTGATCATAAGTTTTACCGGCGAAAAATGCGTAGCCCGGTATTTCTTGTGAAAAGGAACCGTAATGATCTCTCCGTCAGACATCCAGAAGGGAAGCCCCATTTTTGCAGCTTCTCTGATGCACGCATACATATTCTGCGCAAAGGCGCTCGTCCACTCCTGATTGTTCAGGAAATTACCTACCCGGACAAGCCATGTGAAGTAATCTTCCGCTTCTTGAGGTGTAACGAGGGCGCAATCGCCTCCCGAAAGAGGTACCTGGCCTGACCATCCTATGCCGCCTTTATCTACGACCAGGACATCTTTCGCAGTTGCCTTCGCTTTGATGGCCGCTAACAGGCCGCTTATGCCCCCGCCTATGACAAGGACATCGGTGTTCATCACATCACCAATTTTATCAAGCGGTGCCACTTTGTTTCTCCTCAAGACTGGCGAATCACCAAATCAGCCTGTGAGCTGTCGGCGGTCAACAGTCAGCTTTTAGCAAAAAGTCACGAAATCTTGTGATGCCTCTTGCGCCCAGTCACAAGGCGGAAGCGATCCGGTTTTCGCCTGACCCTTGACCCATGTCCCGTGACCCCGTTCTCTCAGTACGGTGAAGGTAATTTCAATGGCCGGGATTCAGACACCTTGATGCAGCGAGCCGGGCAGAACATTTCGCAGCTCCAACATGCTACGCAGTCCTCGGGGTACGTAATCACCGCCTTATTGATCTTGCCGTCCATGCGGAACACATCCTGCGGACAAGCAGAAAAACAGATCCCGCATCCGGTGCACCGTTTTTTGTCTAATTTCTCAATCGCCACAACTATTCTCCTCGCGTAGCTTCAGATTACAACACGAGAGTCATCTGCATTTCAAGCACCGGCAGCCTTTGCTCGTGCGCCCGAGACAGTACGACTGCAAACTTTAGACAAACTTCTAAAGTGATCAGGACGATGGGCTTGCCGGTACTGACACGATGCTGTCCTTACTTGCCCGTGTAAAGGCCGAGTTCCTTCAAAACAGGGATACCCGCCTCTTCCATATCCTTGACTTTTTGCTTTACGAAGTCCGGTCCGCCCCAGCGGGGGTCCTCGCCGCCCATATCGGGGAGTTTCTTGAACCGCGGATCATCATAGATTTTCTTGCAGACGTTAAAAAGGTAGCTCTTTATGGCCTCCGGCGTATTCTTGTGAACCCATATAGCCCCGAAGGTCATAAGTTTTGCGGCCTCGCTGAACCCGAGTTCCTGCAGGCATGGCACGTTCGGTTCGTCGCTATATCTATGGTCTGAATAGAATACCAGGTAACGGACATTGCCGGCCTTTGCCTGATCTTTGATAACCGCCATACCCATGCTGCATGCATCAACATGGCGGCCGAGCAGAGCTGCAAAGGCTTCAGGGTTGCCCTTGTACGGCACGTCAATTGTTTGGACGCCGGCCTTCTTGAACACGCTCATGAGAATGATAGTGGGCGGAATTCCCCTGCCCAGATGAGACCACTTCAGCTCGCCGGGGTTTTTCTTCGCATAGGCGAGCAGATCGCCCAAGGTCTTCCATGGGGAATCCTGCCTGACAATCAACCCCAGTCTCCATTCCATGAAATTGGCGATGGGGACCAGATCATCCGGGTTGAAGGGGACTTTCTGGGTCTTTACGGTTGTCGCAAAGAACATGTTGCCCTGAATGTTCAGCTTGTAGCCATCCGGCTTTGCCTGGATGACTTCTGCGGCAGCCAGGCTTCCTCCCGCGCCCGGTTTATTAACTACAACTATAGGCTGCGGCATATACGTGGGTGCTATTTCAGCAATGAGGCGGCTAACTACATCGAGTGAACTGCCCGCCGTATAGGGTACGACAAGCTCAACCGGTTTTGTTGGATAGTCCAGCGAAAGGGCCATCCCCGGCAAAAAGGCTCCCATGCCCAGAATCGTTGCACATAGTAAGACGATGCTTCCTCTCATCATTGCACCTCCCCTTAGTAAACGGCGACTCTAAGGTTCATTGTAACAGAATGGTAGAGGATGTAAATGCAAAACGCTTCGAGAAGCGTTCCCTCGTCGACCGACAGATTTCCGTCATCATTCGGCGTGGCACTCGTATCCGAGATGCTGGAGTACCCCTTTCCCACAGCAATGGTGGCTGTTGTGACTCGAGATCAGTAGTTCATTAGTAGGGGAATAAGAATGCAACCTTGCTTGGCGAAAAAGGCGATCTTCCGCCAGTAGTGGCCGGTGGGCTCCATGCCGATGAACACACGCGTGAGCTTGTGTTTCCGTTTTGTCTGTTCGACCATTGCGTGAAAGAAGTTGAACCCCTTCCGCGAATTGTAGATCTTCGGGTAGCGCCCCAGTACGTTTCCTTCCTTGTCCATGAAACAGGCCGCGTTGAACGCGCTGCCAATGTCCATGCCGATCACCAGGGTACGGTTCCCGATCCTCTTGCGTTTCTGGACCTGTCTGCTATACTGCTTCTTAAGCATGGGCGTTATCCTCCTGTTAAGATGTTTCGGTTCGCACCTTAAACATGTCCTTAACAGAGAGTACTTGTCCATGCTTTTTCTCCCTCATCCTCAGTCCAACTTCCGTATAGTAAGCTGGAAGTGAGGACGGTCATCTTCTCAATTCGATCAGACATTACGAGCGATAATGCTGATCGCCAAGCCGATAATGAATCTATTCAGGGGTTAACAGGCATCCACCGAACGGCATTTGTCGCATCCTCTTTACTGATGGCGACGATTCAACCAAAGTCTCTGTTACCCTCTCTTTTACCCTCTTTCTTTTTTATTACCCTCTTTCTCCACGGTGCCCCAGGCCCCCGTCCCAGGCATTCGATCCGCCTATCTCTTTGAAGGTCCTTGAGGACTTTGCGCAACATGTCTCGACTGATACCCGGAGTGACGCGCTCCAGATCGCTCAGCGTAAACTGATCAGCGCAACGATTGATTGCTGCGATGATCAGTTCTGTCTTCGCGCCCCGAGGGCTTTTTGTATCACCAAGCCGCGCCTCAAATTCGCGGCAGGCGTTTTTCACGGTGTAAAGGACATAGTTGATATAGGGCCACGCATCATTCTTTCCCTCATGCCACCAAACGGAGCTTTGCTCCAGGGTTTCATAGTACCGTTCCTTACTCTCCTCGATGAGTCGTTCAAGGCTAATATATCTTCCTACCTCGTAGCCGAGATGGTAGCACTGGAGAAGAAGCAGCAGACGTGAAACCCTGCCATTGCCGTCTCTGAAAGGGTGGATTGTTACTTCCCACACCTATGTCTACGGTTACTAATAACGTACACTCTTTTGGCATTCTCATCATCCTTCGCCGTGGACCTCTCATGACCCCTCCTTGGATTGCTTGCTGGAATGCATAGCTGCCGATAAGGAGGATATATAGTGTCATTTCCTCGTCCAGTTCAATCATGAACTGGAATATAGCAAGCTGCAATAGAGCACATCACTATCCCTCCTCTTCGTCCAAAATTTTACATGGCAATGGTGAGTGGTTGGATACGACAACGCAGGCGCTTCACGGCGAAAGAGGGCTCGGGTCGCGCAGCATGACGGCCTGCACAGAAGGGGGATCTCACGGGAGAAGAGGGCATATCCCGTGCAATCCTTCTCCGCTTCTATGGGCACCTGAGAGAAGGGGTTTTGGGGACAGACTCCGGAACTGTTGCAGAGCGTGACGCACGCCTGGTGCGCCGCGTTCATCTCCTGGATACGGGGCGTCGAGATATCGACTGACATCTGGCTCGGTTCGGTCCTCCCGTCCTCAAAGAAATGGGTCGGAACCCGAGTGTCGCGGCTGTTCCCACCGTTATCGGCGTGGTACCGGGGTCGCTCGTGAAAACAATTGATTTCACGA
The Syntrophorhabdales bacterium DNA segment above includes these coding regions:
- a CDS encoding Fic family protein yields the protein MWEVTIHPFRDGNGRVSRLLLLLQCYHLGYEVGRYISLERLIEESKERYYETLEQSSVWWHEGKNDAWPYINYVLYTVKNACREFEARLGDTKSPRGAKTELIIAAINRCADQFTLSDLERVTPGISRDMLRKVLKDLQRDRRIECLGRGPGAPWRKRVIKKKEGKREGNRDFG
- a CDS encoding transposase, whose product is MLKKQYSRQVQKRKRIGNRTLVIGMDIGSAFNAACFMDKEGNVLGRYPKIYNSRKGFNFFHAMVEQTKRKHKLTRVFIGMEPTGHYWRKIAFFAKQGCILIPLLMNY
- a CDS encoding tripartite tricarboxylate transporter substrate binding protein, with translation MMRGSIVLLCATILGMGAFLPGMALSLDYPTKPVELVVPYTAGSSLDVVSRLIAEIAPTYMPQPIVVVNKPGAGGSLAAAEVIQAKPDGYKLNIQGNMFFATTVKTQKVPFNPDDLVPIANFMEWRLGLIVRQDSPWKTLGDLLAYAKKNPGELKWSHLGRGIPPTIILMSVFKKAGVQTIDVPYKGNPEAFAALLGRHVDACSMGMAVIKDQAKAGNVRYLVFYSDHRYSDEPNVPCLQELGFSEAAKLMTFGAIWVHKNTPEAIKSYLFNVCKKIYDDPRFKKLPDMGGEDPRWGGPDFVKQKVKDMEEAGIPVLKELGLYTGK